CCCAGGAGTGTCTACTCTGGACAGCTCCAGAACAAGCACAacctccagcaagcagcagcagtcTCGGGCTGGCACCACTCACTGCCTCTTAAAtacccctacctctgcctctgctccgcTAGCCCCGCCTACTCCACACGCGCCTTGGGCTACAGCCAACACCAGGACCTTCCCTTCGGGGTCAGGTTTCCAAGCGCCACACCTGCCACGCCTTTGCACCTGAGAACAGGGAACCCGGAAGAGGACCTCAAGCATCCTCTGAAACTCACAAAGTCTCCCCTTTTAAAAGCTCCTCATCCATTGCACGCCGCGGGGTCGCCATGCTAGACCCATAcccaggaagcagacaaaagTCATAGGACTCACCATTCCCATCAGACATAGCATCCAATGACTGAGGACAATAGGTCCTGACACGAAGCAGAGGCACAGTTACCGCGACATGTTGGACAAAGTCAGCAGGCTTCACAAAAGGATGGGGAATTGGAGTCGGCCTTCTAGGCATCCCTAGCCAGATGGAATCCATGATGGTTTGCTCACAACCGGATTCACACAGGTTACAAAGACAAGACTCCCCCAGGAGTCCTGAGATCCAAAGACATCAACACATCCTGCCTAGCTCTAGAATGTTTCACACCCCTTACATGGCTTCCCAAATCTGGATTTGCTATGAGGACAAACTTGGAAATTTACCTGTCCTTGGATCAAAATTCAACACCAAACACCCCAAGCACCTAGCAGCACAAAAACCTGTTTGATAACAAGCACACCCTCAGACCAAGCACACCCTcagacataaaacacacacacaacactgagGAAAAAGGATTTCAGGACAGGGGACAGGtttgggggcagagacagacagagagagagaggggagtgagagagaaagagagagagagagagagagagagagagagagagagagagagagagagaggtggggacagggaagAAGAATGTAGGAAGTAATAAATGAGGACCATCAGAGGCAGgggagtgtatctgtgtgtttgtgtgtgtgtgtgtctgtgtgtgtgtgtgtctgagagagagacagagggaatgagagtgagggagagatatTAATTTCCAGGTGTTTCTTTCACAGACTGTATGAGAATTAGCCTGAGAGCTTGAGATATCAATAAATTGTTCATTTGGTAGGTAGCAGAGTGTAGGAAAGGGTTGAACATCTTCTCTCACAGTGCTAAGTTTCTAAGGATGTCTTCTGTGCTGTAAGATCTCTAGAGCTAACCTTGAAGAGTGAAGAGTCTTCAGGTGTGTTTTCTTGAGGTGATGAGCAGCAAAGGAGAGATTGATTTGTCCTGCTGCCATGCCCTAAGGCACACTGTATAACTGAAGGTCACTGTAGAATGGAAAACATGcatgtccttccactgtgggtcaaGGTCGAATTTGGACCTCCATGTGAGCAACATGCCCTTCaagtgtgggcactgcatgcCCCGACCGGCCCACTGCCTGCTTTTAGGCTATTACAGCCAGGCAGACCCACAGGTCAGGGACCTCACACTTGGGAATGCAGGCATGTGCTAAGCTTGGGTAGCTCAAGATACAAAGAGGAACAAGGGAGTGTGCTGGGGACTAATAGCAGTGCGGGGAGCAAGAGTCTCTATGGACTGTGTGTCAAACTTGGAATAAGGTGTTCAGGAATGGTTGCACTATACTTCCAGGGTGACCTTTATTTACAAGATGATGGCCTTACACACAGTCTTCTTTCAGTTGACATTCCACCTGCTTGTTTCTTTATCTACCAACCCCATCGATCCATTGTACACAGCCcagcttcccttcttctctccccttcctatcCCACATCCCTGCATGCCCCCTCCAGACTCACTTCCCCACAATGGTCTTGCATCCATTTGGATTGGAAAGCTCATGCCCAACATCCCCTTAGAACAAAAGAGCCGATTcaactccccaccccacaaaacaacacacacacacacacacacacacacacacacacacacaattcaaacagTGTAAAACTTTATTGAATCAATGGGGATAAAAAGCAAAgccaatcaaagcaaaacaaaaccgaaCAAAGGCCTAGGAGTTGATATAGAATGACTGGCTGGTAATTCATCTCACAGGTCAACACAAGGCCTTGGTAAGAAAAGCAGCAGTTcctcaaactcagggaagaagtcttctctcctctttcccctgggCTAGTGTCCTGTGAAGAGTAGCCTAAACCTAGTGCCCCTGAGATTTCCTGGGGTCCATCTGTCGGAGTTTTCTTTAGGCCTTCTTGTTGTTGGGCAGTCACTAGGGACAACATCTTCTATTCATGTAGCAGAGTCACCATTTTCTCAGGTCGGATGTCCTAATCCTGGGGCCCTGAAGAAGACACTCCACTAGTAAAAACACAGCTGAAAGCCTTCTTCTCATAAGGGAGACATCTCCATTCCCTACATCCTAGTTGGGAGATGGGTTTAGGGTTGGGGGGCAGATCCTTCCTGGTCTGGGTACCTTCTCCAGTGTGGAATCCGGGTCTCTTCTAGATCTGGGCGTCTTGTGCTTCCAAAATCAAGGAAGCCAGGCTGGGAGTCAGAGCATATCCAGCAGAGCCTGGTAATCCTCTTGAGAAAGAGACAGCTCAGCTACTGTGTCTATTGGCTCCAGATCCAGAGGAGCTGACCCATGCTCCTCCACTTGGACCTCGGTCAGCAGTTGATCAAGGAAGAACTCCAGAGGGTTTGTGTTGCTTGCTTGAGTGGGGGCCTGTGCTTGGCCTGGTCCGGAGGGCTCTTCCACTTGGGATGGCTGGGATTCTGTGCAGAAGGTCGGGAGGTCGCTGGGACTCGATGGATCCATGGCCACACCGCCAGTGGGAGGCAGTGGCAACAAGCTGTCGTGGGCACCTTCCAGCTCCCTGCCATCCAGAACTCCATCCAAATCCAGAGGGGCTGGCACAAGCTCCTCCGCTTGGGCTTGGTCTAGCCATTGAGGAAGGAACAGCTCGAGAGGGCCTGTGTTCCTTGCTTGAGCGGGGGCCTCTTCTTGGACTGGTCCACAGGGCTCTTCCGATTGGCACAGCTGGGACTCTGTGCAGAAGGTTGGCAGGTCGCTGGGACTGGAGGAATCTGTAAGCCCTGCAGCAGCCAGGGGCAACAAACTGTCCCGGGCACCTTCATGCTCCCTGGCACCCGCACCTCCGCGGGCCTCATCTGCCCCACTTGAGGCCAGCAAGTCTTGATCTTGAGCTGTGGGCCTGCCCCTGCTGAGGCACCGCGCTCTTCTGTTCTGAAACCAGATGTAGACCGTGTCCTCGAGCAAACCTGTCCTCTGTGCCAGCTCCTCCCGAGTAGCAAAGCCTGGCCGCGGGTTCCTCTCGAAGGCTTGCAGTAGGATCCTGCGCTGGGCTGAAGTGATTCGAGTGCGAGGCCGCCTGTGGTCTGACGGCATGCCTCCACCCTGTGCCCTGGAACCAAGCTCCTGCCCCACGGCTCCAGTGCGACTTCTGCGGTTCTGAAACCACACGCGGATGCAGGAATCGGGGACCCCCATTTGACTGGCCAGGTTCTGCCTCTGTGCAAAGCTCACGTAAGGACTCTTGCTGAAAGCTGATAGCAGGGCCTCCTTTTGAGAGGCTTGCCAAACCACCCTGCTGCGCTGGGATTTGCGCGCCACGCTGCTGCCCCCCACATTGCTGCCAGCTTCCATGCTGCCAACCATGGTCTGCAAGAAATGCTCACCCAGGAGTGTCTACTCTGGACAGCTCCAGAACAAGCACAacctccagcaagcagcagcagtcTCGGGCTGGCACCACTCACTGCCTCTTAAAtacccctacctctgcctctgctccgcTAGCCCCGCCTACTCCACACGCGCCTTGGGCTACAGCCAACACCAGGACCTTCCCTTCGGGGTCAGGTTTCCAAGCGCCACACCTGCCACGCCTTTGCACCTGAGAACAGGGAACCCGGAAGAGGACCTCAAGCATCCTCTGAAACTCACAAAGTCTCCCCTTTTAAAAGCTCCTCATCCATTGCACGCCGCGGGGTCGCCATGCTAGACCCATAcccaggaagcagacaaaagTCATAGGACTCACCATTCCCATCAGACATAGCATCCAATGACTGAGGACAATAGGTCCTGACACGAAGCAGAGGCACAGTTACCGCGACATGTTGGACAAAGTCAGCAGGCTTCACAAAAGGATGGGGAATTGGAGTCGGCCTTCTAGGCATCCCTAGCCAGATGGAATCCATGATGGTTTGCTCACAACCGGATTCACACAGGTTACAAAGACAAGACTCCCCCAGGAGTCCTGAGATCCAAAGACATCAACACATCCTGCCTAGCTCTAGAATGTTTCACACCCCTTACATGGCTTCCCAAATCTGGATTTGCTATGAGGACAAACTTGGAAATTTACCTGTCCTTGGATCAAAATTCAACACCAAAAACCCCAAGCACCTAGCAGCACAAAAACCTGTTTGGTAACAAGCACACCCTCAGACCAAGCACACCCTcagacataaaacacacacacaacactgagGAAAAAGGATTTCAGGACAGGGGACAGGtttgggggcagagacagacagagagagagaggggagtgagagagagagagagagagagagagagagagagagagtgagagagagagagagagagagagagaggtggggacagggaagAAGAATGTAGGAAGTAATAAATGAGGACCATCAGAGGCAGgggagtgtatctgtgtgtttgtgtgtgtgtgtgtgtgtgtgtgtgtgtgtctgagagagagacagagggaatgagagtgagggagagatatTAATTTCCATGTGTTTCTTTCACAGACTGTATGAGAATTAGCCTGAGAGCTTGAGATATCAATAAATTGTTCATTTGGTAGGTAGCAGAGTGTAGGAAAGGGTTGAACATCTTCTCTCACAGTGCTAAGTTTCTAAGGATGTCTTCTGTGCTGTAAGATCTCTAGAGCTAACCTTGAAGAGTGAAGAGTCTTCAGGTGTGTTTTCTTGAGGTGATGAGCAGCAAAGGAGAGATTGCTTTGTCCTGCTGCCACTGCCCTAAGGCACACTGTATAACTGAAGGTCACTGTAGAATGGAAAACATGcatgtccttccactgtgggtcaaGGTCGAATTTGGACCTCCATGTGAGCAACATGCCCTTCaagtgtgggcactgcatgcCCCAACCGGCCCACTGCCTGCTTTTAGGCTATTACAGCCAGGCAGACCCACAGGTCAGGGACCTCACACTTGGGAATGCAGGCATGTGCTAAGCTTGGGTAGCTCAAGATACAAAGAGGAACAAGGGAGTGTGCTGGGGACTAATAGCAGTGCGGGGAGCAAGAGTCTCTATGGACTGTGTGTCAAACTTGGAATAAGGTGTTCAGGAATGGTTGCACTATACTTCCAGGGTGACCTTTATTTACAAGATGATGGCCTTACACACAGTCTTCTTTCAGTTGACATTCCACCTGCTTGTTTCTTTATCTACCAACCCCATCGATCCATTGTACACAGCCcagcttcccttcttctctccccttcctatcCCACATCCCTGCATCCCCCCTCCAGACTCACTTCCCCACAATGGTCTTGCATCCATTTGGATTGGAAAGCTCATGCCCAACATCCCCTTAGAACAAAAGAGCCGATTcaactccccaccccacaaaacaacacacacacacacacacacacacacacacacacacacaattcaaacagTGTAAAACTTTATTGAATCAATGGGGATAAAAAGCAAAAgccaatcaaagcaaaacaaaaccgaaCAAAGGCCTAGGAGTTGATATAGAATGACTGGCTGGTAATTCATCTCACTGGTCAACACAAGGCCTTGGTAAGAAAAGCAGCAGTTcctcaaactcagggaagaagtcttctctcctctttcccctgggCTAGTGTCCTGTGAAGAGTAGCCTAAACCTAGTGCCCCTGAGATTTCCTGGGGTCCATCTGTCGGAGTTTTCTTTAGGCCTTCTTGTTGTTGGGCAGTCACTAGGGACAACATCTTCTATTCATGTAGCAGAGTCACCATTTTCTCAGGTCGGATGTCCTAATCCTGGGGCCCTGAAGAAGACACTCCACTAGTAAAAACACAGCTGAAAGCCTTCTTCTCATAAGGGAGACATCTCCATTCCCTACATCCTAGTTGGGAGATGGGTTTAGGGTTGGGGGGCAGATCCTTCCTGGTCTGGGTACCTTCTCCAGTGTGGAATCCGGGTCTCTTCTAGATCTGGGCGTCTTGTGCTTCCAAAATCAAGGAAGCCAGGCTGGGAGTCAGAGCATATCCAGCAGAGCCTGGTAATCCTCTTGAGAAAGAGACAGCTCAGCTACTGTGTCTATTGGCTCCAGATCCAGAGGAGCTGACCCATGCTCCTCCACTTGGACCTCGGTCAGCAGTTGATCAAGGAAGAACTCCAGAGGGTTTGTGTTGCTTGCTTGAGTGGGGGCCTGTGCTTGGCCTGGTCCGGAGGGCTCTTCCACTTGGGATGGCTGGGATTCTGTGCAGAAGGTCGGGAGGTCGCTGGGACTCGATGGATCCATGGCCACACCGCCAGTGGGAGGCAGTGGCAACAAGCTGTCGTGGGCACCTTCCAGCTCCCTGCCATCCAGAACTCCATCCAAATCCAGAGGGGCTGGCACAAGCTCCTCCGCTTGGGCTTGGTCTAGCCATTGAGGAAGGAACAGCTCGAGAGGGCCTGTGTTCCTTGCTTGAGCGGGGGCCTCTTCTTGGACTGGTCCACAGGGCTCTTCCGATTGGCACAGCTGGGACTCTGTGCAGAAGGTTGGCAGGTCGCTGGGACTGGAGGAATCTGTAAGCCCTGCAGCAGCCAGGGGCAACAAACTGTCCCGGGCACCTTCATGCTCCCTGGCACCCGCACCTCCGCGGGCCTCATCTGCCCCACTTGAGGCCAGCAAGTCTTGATCTTGAGCTGTGGGCCTGCCCCTGCTGAGGCACCGCGCTCTTCTGTTCTGAAACCAGATGTAGACCGTGTCCTCGAGCAAACCTGTCCTCTGTGCCAGCTCCTCCCGAGTAGCAAAGCCTGGCCGCGGGTTCCTCTCGAAGGCTTGCAGTAGGATCCTGCGCTGGGCTGAAGTGATTCGAGTGCGAGGCCGCCTGTGGTCTGACGGCATGCCTCCACCCTGTGCCCTGGAACCAAGCTCCTGCCCCACGGCTCCAGTGCGACTTCTGCGGTTCTGAAACCACACGCGGATGCAGGAATCGGGGACCCCCATTTGACTGGCCAGGTTCTGCCTCTGTGCAAAGCTCACGTAAGGACTCTTGCTGAAAGCTGATAGCAGGGCCTCCTTTTGAGAGGCTTGCCAAACCACCCTGCTGCGCTGGGATTTGCGCGCCACGCTGCTGCCCCCCACATTGCTGCCAGCTTCCATGCTGCCAACCATGGTCTGCAAGAAATGCTCACCCAGGAGTGTCTACTCTGGACAGCTCCAGAACAAGCACAacctccagcaagcagcagcagtcTCGGGCTGGCACCACTCACTGCCTCTTAAAtacccctacctctgcctctgctccgcTAGCCCCGCCTACTCCACACGCGCCTTGGGCTACAGCCAACACCAGGACCTTCCCTTCGGGGTCAGGTTTCCAAGCGCCACACCTGCCACGCCTTTGCACCTGAGAACAGGGAACCCGGAAGAGGACCTCAAGCATCCTCTGAAACTCACAAAGTCTCCCCTTTTAAAAGCTCCTCATCCATTG
The sequence above is drawn from the Arvicanthis niloticus isolate mArvNil1 chromosome 20, mArvNil1.pat.X, whole genome shotgun sequence genome and encodes:
- the LOC117724728 gene encoding uncharacterized protein LOC117724728; translated protein: MVGSMEAGSNVGGSSVARKSQRSRVVWQASQKEALLSAFSKSPYVSFAQRQNLASQMGVPDSCIRVWFQNRRSRTGAVGQELGSRAQGGGMPSDHRRPRTRITSAQRRILLQAFERNPRPGFATREELAQRTGLLEDTVYIWFQNRRARCLSRGRPTAQDQDLLASSGADEARGGAGAREHEGARDSLLPLAAAGLTDSSSPSDLPTFCTESQLCQSEEPCGPVQEEAPAQARNTGPLELFLPQWLDQAQAEELVPAPLDLDGVLDGRELEGAHDSLLPLPPTGGVAMDPSSPSDLPTFCTESQPSQVEEPSGPGQAQAPTQASNTNPLEFFLDQLLTEVQVEEHGSAPLDLEPIDTVAELSLSQEDYQALLDML